Proteins found in one Streptomyces sp. NBC_00461 genomic segment:
- a CDS encoding amphi-Trp domain-containing protein, producing the protein MKDLKFERKRSLSRLEAADQLTALAAALREGGDAELELSPGTLSLRIPDDLRSEMEVEIGNGEIELEIEFKWPTAPTPTTPSRTVADTEKPKKGKDASAGPGRSGTGAGRSKSAKRSASKSR; encoded by the coding sequence GTGAAGGACCTCAAGTTTGAACGGAAGCGCTCGCTGTCGCGCCTTGAGGCGGCTGACCAGCTCACGGCACTCGCAGCCGCACTGAGGGAAGGCGGGGATGCCGAACTGGAACTCAGCCCCGGAACGCTCAGCCTGCGGATCCCCGACGACCTTCGCAGCGAGATGGAGGTCGAGATCGGCAATGGGGAGATCGAGCTGGAGATCGAGTTCAAGTGGCCGACCGCCCCGACTCCGACAACGCCATCGCGGACGGTCGCGGACACGGAGAAGCCCAAAAAGGGGAAGGACGCCTCCGCCGGGCCCGGTCGGAGCGGCACAGGCGCCGGCAGGAGTAAAAGCGCGAAGCGGTCCGCTTCGAAATCGCGCTGA
- a CDS encoding chloride channel protein, with protein sequence MPVAKAGSEAASPQDPLTLLRSRAYLVLLVMAALIGVPVSAAAFGFLALVGEVQPLIYTDLPKSLGFDGTPPWWPLPLLAVGGLLAALTIQYLPGHGGHEPTAGFKTSAPPTPIELPGIFFAALATLCFAAVLGPESPLLVLGAGLGAGAVRMVKRDPPEQATAVLGAAGSFAAVSSLLGSPLLGAFLLMEASGLGGPMMAVVLVPGLLAAGIGALIFVGLGSWTGLGTYSLVLHDVPTAVRPTAAEFGWALVIGLSAALVGLGIRWLAVRLKTLVERRRVVATVGMGLVVAGLAIGYAEGTGKKATDVLYSGQTALDPFLRHSTAYSVGALLLLVLCKSLAYCASLSSFRGGPIFPAMFVGAAGGTLFSHLPGLSLVAGFAMGIGAMSAAMLRFPLVSVLLATLLIGAQGLTVMPLVIVAVVVSYVATAKLTPLPPKPGEGSGPRRQ encoded by the coding sequence ATGCCGGTCGCCAAGGCTGGATCCGAGGCCGCATCACCCCAGGACCCGCTGACCCTCCTTCGGAGCCGCGCGTACCTGGTGCTTCTGGTGATGGCCGCGCTGATCGGCGTACCGGTGTCCGCGGCGGCGTTCGGCTTCCTCGCACTGGTCGGCGAGGTTCAGCCACTGATCTACACGGATCTGCCCAAGTCGCTGGGGTTCGATGGAACGCCACCGTGGTGGCCGCTGCCTCTGCTCGCCGTAGGGGGGCTGCTTGCCGCACTGACGATCCAGTACCTGCCGGGGCACGGTGGCCATGAGCCGACAGCCGGGTTCAAGACCTCCGCTCCGCCCACACCCATCGAGCTGCCCGGCATCTTCTTCGCCGCCCTGGCGACGCTCTGTTTCGCCGCTGTCCTCGGGCCCGAGTCCCCTCTCCTGGTGCTCGGCGCCGGGCTCGGCGCCGGCGCCGTGCGGATGGTCAAACGGGACCCCCCGGAGCAGGCGACCGCGGTGCTGGGCGCGGCGGGCAGTTTCGCGGCCGTCAGCTCCCTGCTGGGATCACCCCTGCTCGGCGCGTTCCTCCTGATGGAAGCCTCGGGGTTGGGCGGGCCGATGATGGCGGTGGTATTGGTGCCCGGCCTGCTGGCCGCGGGCATCGGCGCACTCATCTTCGTCGGACTGGGATCCTGGACCGGACTGGGCACTTATTCGCTGGTACTGCACGACGTACCCACGGCCGTGCGCCCGACAGCGGCGGAATTCGGCTGGGCCCTGGTCATCGGGCTGTCGGCCGCACTCGTGGGCCTGGGAATCCGATGGCTCGCCGTCCGGCTCAAGACGCTCGTCGAGAGGCGACGAGTGGTGGCCACGGTGGGCATGGGCCTGGTCGTGGCGGGGCTGGCGATCGGATACGCGGAGGGCACCGGCAAAAAAGCGACCGACGTGCTGTATTCGGGGCAGACGGCGCTGGATCCATTCCTTAGGCACAGCACCGCGTATTCGGTGGGAGCGTTGTTGCTGCTGGTGTTGTGCAAGTCTTTGGCCTACTGCGCCTCGCTCAGCAGTTTCAGGGGAGGCCCGATCTTTCCCGCGATGTTCGTGGGAGCGGCGGGTGGCACCCTGTTCTCGCATCTGCCGGGGCTGTCCCTGGTCGCGGGGTTCGCGATGGGTATCGGAGCGATGAGCGCCGCAATGCTGAGATTTCCGCTGGTCTCCGTCCTGCTTGCCACGCTGCTGATCGGCGCGCAGGGGCTCACCGTCATGCCGCTCGTGATCGTCGCGGTCGTGGTCTCGTACGTCGCGACGGCGAAGCTGACGCCTCTTCCCCCGAAGCCAGGGGAGGGATCGGGGCCACGTCGGCAGTAG
- a CDS encoding DUF2252 domain-containing protein, whose translation MTQNHLSGHETRHLTPQERVARGKAARADVPRSSHAEFTAPPKRTDPVEIIERQSATRVPELVPIRYGRMSEAPFRFYRGAASIMAADLAETPRSGFRVQCCGDAHMLNFRLLASPERRLMFDINDFDETLPGPWEWDVKRLSASFVIAGRANGFSAKERASVVRAAVQSYRERMRSFAGLGNLEVWYTRFDADELQEQFAPLLSAGVRDRWEKTRERARAHDTLQVFDKLTHVVDGRRLIAPDPPLLMRLQDLLPDAARGELEKELSRLIERYGQTLQTDRRFLLDGYRFADVARKVVGVGSVGTRCWIILLLGKDDEDPLFLQAKEADESVLAPYVGGSAFATQGERVVAGQRLMQATSDIFLGWERLTGMDGRQRDFYIRQLRDWKGIAVAENMSPKRMALFGRLCGATLARAHARSGDRIAIAAYLGGGDVFDRALATFAELYADQNEKDHQALVDAIQAGRVPAEAA comes from the coding sequence ATGACCCAGAACCATCTCTCCGGCCACGAGACGCGGCACCTCACTCCCCAGGAGCGGGTGGCTCGCGGCAAGGCCGCGCGAGCCGACGTACCCCGGTCGAGTCACGCCGAGTTCACGGCTCCGCCGAAGCGAACGGACCCGGTGGAGATCATCGAGAGGCAGTCCGCGACGCGGGTGCCGGAACTCGTGCCGATCCGCTACGGCAGGATGAGTGAGGCGCCGTTCCGCTTCTATCGAGGGGCCGCCTCCATCATGGCCGCGGACCTTGCGGAGACGCCGCGCAGCGGGTTCAGGGTGCAGTGCTGCGGTGACGCGCACATGTTGAACTTCCGGTTGCTGGCCTCGCCGGAACGCCGTCTGATGTTCGACATCAACGACTTCGACGAGACGCTGCCCGGACCGTGGGAATGGGACGTCAAACGGTTGTCGGCCAGCTTCGTCATCGCGGGCCGGGCGAACGGCTTCAGCGCCAAGGAGCGGGCGTCGGTGGTGCGGGCGGCGGTGCAGTCCTATCGCGAGCGCATGCGGAGCTTCGCCGGGCTGGGCAATCTCGAGGTCTGGTACACCCGCTTCGACGCGGACGAGTTGCAGGAGCAGTTCGCCCCGTTGCTGAGTGCGGGGGTGCGCGATCGCTGGGAGAAGACCCGGGAGCGGGCTCGTGCTCATGACACGCTGCAGGTCTTCGACAAGCTCACGCACGTCGTTGACGGAAGGCGTCTGATCGCTCCCGATCCGCCGCTGCTGATGCGGCTGCAGGATCTGCTGCCGGACGCCGCACGCGGCGAGTTGGAGAAGGAGCTCAGCCGGCTGATCGAGCGCTATGGCCAGACCCTGCAGACGGACCGCCGGTTCCTGCTGGACGGCTATCGCTTCGCCGACGTGGCCCGCAAGGTGGTCGGTGTGGGCAGTGTGGGAACCCGCTGCTGGATCATCCTGCTGCTCGGCAAGGACGACGAGGATCCCTTGTTCCTCCAGGCCAAGGAGGCCGACGAGTCGGTTCTGGCGCCTTACGTCGGCGGCAGTGCGTTCGCCACCCAGGGCGAGCGCGTCGTCGCCGGCCAGCGGCTCATGCAGGCCACCAGTGACATCTTCCTGGGCTGGGAACGCCTCACGGGCATGGACGGCAGACAGCGGGACTTCTACATACGCCAGTTGCGGGACTGGAAGGGAATCGCGGTGGCCGAGAACATGTCGCCGAAGAGGATGGCCCTGTTCGGCCGGCTGTGCGGTGCCACGCTGGCCCGCGCCCACGCCAGGTCCGGGGACCGTATCGCGATCGCCGCCTACCTGGGCGGCGGCGACGTCTTCGACCGCGCGCTGGCGACGTTCGCCGAGCTGTATGCCGACCAGAACGAGAAGGACCACCAGGCCCTGGTCGACGCCATCCAGGCCGGACGGGTCCCGGCCGAAGCAGCCTGA
- a CDS encoding 2OG-Fe dioxygenase family protein: protein MTTAATRHPVAVDAVTALADPGGHLMPSARLSALAGVDAADWTRFAGHWDELTLDTYMADGGTYRFRRYGQFELDPAAGELTLLPHEPYRQESDINPLNGGIERVFDPLTESFAGDPLLRSVLVELGRIFSAVDGTGSWNVKLHPYRISASADQQGRPAPEGRHRDGVTFITSLLIGRTNVTGGESAVHSDEGEHLLTVTLSEPGDLLLGDDRRTLHSVTPVRPVDPELAAHRDVLVIAYTAR from the coding sequence ATGACCACTGCCGCCACCCGTCACCCCGTCGCCGTCGACGCCGTCACCGCCCTCGCCGATCCGGGCGGACATCTGATGCCCTCGGCCCGGCTCTCGGCGCTCGCGGGTGTCGACGCCGCCGACTGGACGCGCTTCGCCGGCCACTGGGACGAGCTCACCCTCGACACGTACATGGCCGATGGAGGCACGTACCGTTTCCGCCGCTACGGCCAGTTCGAGCTCGACCCGGCCGCGGGTGAACTCACCCTGCTCCCGCACGAGCCGTACCGTCAGGAGTCGGACATCAACCCGCTCAACGGCGGCATCGAGCGGGTCTTCGACCCGCTGACCGAGTCCTTCGCCGGTGACCCGCTGCTGCGCTCCGTGCTGGTCGAACTCGGCCGGATCTTCAGCGCCGTCGACGGCACGGGGTCGTGGAACGTGAAACTGCACCCGTACCGCATCAGTGCCTCCGCGGACCAGCAGGGCCGGCCTGCGCCCGAGGGCCGGCACCGTGACGGTGTCACCTTCATCACCTCGCTGCTGATCGGCCGCACCAACGTCACCGGCGGCGAGAGCGCCGTCCATTCCGACGAGGGCGAACACCTCCTCACGGTTACCCTGTCCGAGCCCGGTGACCTGCTGCTGGGCGACGACCGCCGCACGCTGCACTCGGTGACCCCGGTGCGGCCGGTGGATCCCGAACTCGCCGCCCACCGTGACGTCCTGGTGATCGCGTACACCGCGCGCTGA
- a CDS encoding SHOCT domain-containing protein, which produces MGSNVYLAYDYPVLGAFWTIMWIFLWVIWIFLLFRVIVDIFRDDSMSGWGKTGWLVFTIVLPFLGVFVYLIARGKDMGRREQKHAQAKMEETDRYIRETVGTTGPASEADQLAKLSEIRARGDISDEEFRQAKEKVLHS; this is translated from the coding sequence ATGGGCAGCAATGTGTACCTGGCCTACGACTATCCGGTCCTCGGAGCCTTCTGGACGATCATGTGGATCTTCCTGTGGGTCATATGGATCTTCCTGCTCTTCCGCGTCATCGTCGACATCTTCCGCGACGACTCCATGAGTGGCTGGGGCAAGACGGGATGGCTGGTCTTCACGATCGTCCTCCCCTTCCTGGGCGTCTTCGTCTACCTCATCGCCCGGGGCAAGGACATGGGCAGGCGTGAACAGAAGCACGCCCAGGCCAAGATGGAGGAGACGGACCGGTACATCCGCGAGACGGTCGGCACCACCGGCCCGGCCAGCGAGGCGGACCAACTCGCCAAGCTCTCGGAGATCCGGGCCCGCGGCGACATCTCCGACGAGGAGTTCCGCCAGGCCAAGGAAAAGGTGCTCCACTCGTAA
- a CDS encoding argininosuccinate synthase-related protein, giving the protein MRSPLIRSFSQLDSLDPGRPVVTLFSGGLDSSYLLLRLRRMGIREVHAVSVDIGEDESSTYKRQVAEALGATIHILDRRAEFAGRYVAPAIAAQAVYLGIHPVSSTLSRPLIAHSAVELARALGAQALLHTANRSQNTLRRLNGALALLGYEGAFGSPYDLDPVTREDKLLELRAAGIDLLAGRIVSGDSNLWCREFESGILDDPELHEVPEEMYAWSRPTSLPGATDTLTVTFEHGLPVALDGQPLPLTALIDRLNRRVGAYGLGRYSGLEHLDHGEKVLEIREMPAAWLLLSSYRHVESACLDAELIREKRHLEQVWTREALEGRWFGELRLATQVFIDACASRTTGSVTWLLRTGGADTRSITAGAPLYLRDREAWEERAISAESAPFDRATGAVLATV; this is encoded by the coding sequence ATGCGTTCCCCGCTCATACGTTCCTTCTCGCAGCTCGACTCCCTGGACCCGGGCCGCCCCGTCGTGACCCTGTTCAGCGGCGGGCTCGACAGCTCGTATCTGCTGCTGCGGCTGCGGCGGATGGGCATCCGCGAGGTGCACGCCGTGAGCGTCGACATCGGTGAGGACGAGTCCAGTACGTACAAACGCCAGGTGGCCGAAGCGCTCGGCGCGACGATCCACATCCTCGACCGGCGTGCCGAGTTCGCCGGCCGGTACGTGGCCCCCGCGATCGCCGCCCAGGCCGTCTACCTCGGCATCCACCCCGTGAGCTCCACGCTCAGCCGTCCGCTGATCGCCCACAGCGCGGTCGAGCTGGCCCGTGCGCTCGGCGCGCAGGCCCTGCTCCACACCGCCAACCGCTCCCAGAACACCCTGCGCCGCCTCAACGGGGCGCTGGCGCTGCTCGGTTACGAGGGTGCGTTCGGCAGCCCCTACGACCTCGATCCCGTCACTCGCGAGGACAAGCTCCTCGAACTGCGGGCCGCCGGGATCGATCTGCTCGCCGGGCGGATCGTCAGCGGCGACTCCAATCTGTGGTGCCGTGAGTTCGAGTCGGGCATCCTCGACGATCCCGAACTCCACGAGGTTCCCGAGGAGATGTACGCCTGGAGCCGGCCGACCTCGCTCCCCGGCGCCACCGACACCCTGACCGTCACCTTCGAGCACGGGCTGCCCGTCGCCCTCGACGGACAGCCGCTGCCGCTGACCGCGCTGATCGACCGGCTCAACCGGAGGGTCGGCGCGTACGGGCTCGGCCGCTACTCCGGCCTGGAACACCTCGACCACGGCGAAAAGGTTCTCGAAATCCGCGAGATGCCCGCCGCCTGGCTCCTGCTCAGCAGCTACCGGCACGTCGAGAGCGCCTGCCTGGACGCCGAACTCATCCGCGAGAAGCGGCACCTGGAGCAGGTGTGGACGCGAGAAGCCCTCGAAGGCCGCTGGTTCGGCGAACTGCGGCTCGCCACCCAGGTGTTCATCGACGCCTGCGCCTCCCGCACCACCGGGTCCGTGACCTGGCTACTGCGCACCGGCGGCGCCGACACGCGCTCCATCACGGCCGGAGCGCCCCTGTATCTGCGCGACCGGGAGGCCTGGGAGGAGCGGGCGATCAGCGCGGAGTCGGCGCCGTTCGACCGTGCGACCGGGGCGGTTCTCGCCACCGTCTGA
- a CDS encoding alpha/beta fold hydrolase encodes MGTVTTDDGTSIFYKDWGPRDGQPIVFHHGWPLSADDWDNQMLFFLAHGYRVIAHDRRGHGRSSQTATGHDMDTYSADVIALADALDLREAFHIGHSTGGGEVARYVARAKPGRVGKAVLVGAVPPVMVRSESNPGGLPIETFDAFREALSTNRAQYYIEVPSGPFYGFNRPGAKVSQGLIDNWWRQGMMGAANAHYECIKAFSETDFTEDLKAIDVPVLVAHGTDDQIVPYEDSAPLTVTLLKNGTLKSYEGLPHGMLSTNPDVLNPDILAFLRS; translated from the coding sequence ATGGGTACAGTCACCACCGACGACGGCACCAGCATCTTCTACAAGGACTGGGGTCCACGCGACGGCCAGCCGATCGTCTTCCACCACGGATGGCCACTGAGCGCCGACGACTGGGACAACCAGATGTTGTTCTTCCTGGCGCACGGCTACCGAGTCATCGCCCACGACCGCCGTGGGCACGGACGCTCGAGCCAGACCGCCACCGGCCACGACATGGACACCTACAGCGCCGACGTGATCGCACTCGCGGACGCACTTGACCTGCGGGAAGCGTTCCATATCGGCCACTCCACCGGCGGCGGCGAGGTCGCACGCTACGTCGCCCGCGCCAAGCCCGGCCGCGTCGGCAAAGCGGTGCTGGTCGGCGCCGTACCGCCCGTCATGGTCAGGTCGGAGTCCAACCCGGGCGGCCTGCCCATCGAGACCTTCGACGCCTTCCGCGAGGCTCTGTCCACGAACCGCGCGCAGTACTACATCGAGGTGCCTTCGGGGCCGTTCTACGGCTTCAACCGCCCCGGCGCGAAAGTGTCCCAGGGGCTGATCGACAACTGGTGGCGGCAGGGAATGATGGGTGCGGCCAACGCCCACTACGAATGCATCAAGGCATTCTCCGAGACCGACTTCACCGAGGACCTCAAGGCGATCGACGTACCGGTCCTCGTCGCGCACGGAACAGACGACCAGATCGTCCCGTACGAGGACTCGGCGCCGCTCACGGTCACGCTTTTGAAGAACGGCACGCTCAAGAGCTACGAGGGGCTTCCGCACGGGATGCTGTCGACCAACCCGGATGTCCTCAACCCGGACATCCTCGCGTTCCTGCGGTCCTGA
- a CDS encoding carboxymuconolactone decarboxylase family protein, with product MAEQPTGASGFAALAEADAPVFETLVQMTLDTFERSGLDQETYLLARIAALVAMDASAPSYLLNIGTAAEAGVPLEKIQGTLVAIAPVVGSARVVSAARAIDDAFALELPAENEQ from the coding sequence ATGGCTGAGCAACCGACAGGTGCAAGTGGCTTCGCCGCCCTCGCCGAAGCCGACGCACCTGTGTTCGAGACGCTCGTCCAGATGACGCTCGACACGTTCGAGCGGTCGGGACTGGATCAGGAGACCTACCTGCTGGCACGCATCGCCGCTCTGGTGGCCATGGATGCCTCCGCTCCCTCGTACCTGCTCAACATCGGCACCGCCGCGGAAGCCGGCGTGCCGCTGGAGAAGATCCAGGGAACGCTCGTGGCGATCGCCCCCGTGGTGGGCAGCGCCCGTGTCGTGTCCGCCGCCCGCGCCATCGACGACGCCTTCGCGCTGGAACTCCCCGCGGAGAACGAGCAGTGA